In Streptomyces ambofaciens ATCC 23877, a single genomic region encodes these proteins:
- a CDS encoding type I polyketide synthase: MSATNEEKLREYLRRAMADLHSARERLREVESASREPIAIVGMACRYPGGVASPEELWDLVAAGTDAISPFPVDRGWDAEGLYDPEPGVPGKSYVREGGFLHSAAEFDAEFFGISPREAAAMDPQQRLLLETSWEALERAGIVPASLRGTRTGVFTGVMYHDYGSHQVGTAADPSGQLGLGTAGSVASGRVAYTLGLQGPAVTMDTACSSSLVALHLAVQSLRRGECDLALAGGATVLATPTVFVEFSRQRGLAADGRCKAFAEGADGTAWAEGAGVLLVERLSDARRNGHRVLAVVRGSAVNQDGASNGLTAPSGPAQQRVIRDALADAGLTPADVDAVEAHGTGTPLGDPIEAGALMATYGSERVGDPLWLGSLKSNIGHTQAAAGAAGVIKMVQALRQSELPRTLHVDAPSAKVEWDAGAVQLLTGVRPWPRREHRPRRAAVSAFGVSGTNAHVIIEEPPAAGDTSPAGDTPEPGEATASPSTAAGPSSPSAVAGPLSPSSPAVVWPLSAETAPALRAQAARLRAHLERLPGTSPTDIGHALAAERAALTRRVVLLGDDGAPVDALAALAAGETTPDAVHGTAADIRRVAFVFPGQGSQWAGMGAELLDTAPAFAAELDRCQGALSPYVDWNLADVLRGAPAAPGLDRVDVVQPATFAVMVGLAALWRSLGVEPAAVIGHSQGEIAAACVAGALSLEDAARIVALRSQVIARELAGRGGMASVALPAAEVEARLAGGVEIAAVNGPGSTVVCGEPGALEALLVTLESEGTRVRRIDVDYASHSHYVESIRAELATVLGPVRPRRGDVPFYSTVEAALLDTATLDADYWYRNLRLPVRFEPTVRAMLDDGVDAFVECSAHPVLTVGVRQTVESAGGAVPALASLRRDEGGLRRFLTSAAEAQVVGVPVDWATLRPGAGRVDLPTYAFQRERHWVGPARPDSAATAATTGDDAPEPGDRLGYHVAWKGLRSTTGGWRPGLRLLIVPTGDQYTALADTLEQAVASFGGTVRRVAFDPARTGRAELFGLLETEINGDTAVTGVVSLLGLCTDGRPDHPAVPVAVTATLALVQALADLGSTAPLWTVTCGAVATAPDELPCTAGAQLWGLGRVAALELPEVWGGLIDLPARPDARVLDRLAGVLAEPGGEDQIAVRMAGVFGRRVLRNPADSRPPAWRARGTVLIAGDLTTVPGRLVRSLLEDGADRVVLAGPDAPAQAAAAGLTGVSLVPVRCDVTDRAALAALLDEHAPTVAVHAPPLVPLAPLRETAPGDIAAALAAKTTAAGHLVDLAPAAGLDALVLFSSVSGVWGGAAQGGYAAASAHLDALAERARAAGVPAFSVAWSPWAGGTPADGAEAEFLSRRGLAPLDPDQAVRTLRRMLERGSACGAVADVEWSRFAASYTWVRPAVLFDDIPDVQRLRAAELAPSTGDSTTSELVRELTAQSGHKRHATLLRLVRAHAAAVLGQSSGDAVSSARAFRDLGFDSLTALELRDRLSTSTGLKLPTSLVFDHSSPAALARHLGEELLGRNDTADRAGPDTPVRTDEPIAIIGMACRLPGGVQSPEDLWDLLTGGTDAITPFPTNRGWDNETLYDPDPDSPGHHTYVREGGFLHDAAEFDPGFFGISPREALAMDPQQRLILETSWESFERAGIDPVELRGSRTGVFVGTNGQHYVPLLQDGDENFDGYIATGNSASVMSGRLSYVFGLEGPAVTVDTACSASLAALHLAVQSLRRGECDYALAGGATVMSTPEMLVEFARQRAVSPDGRSKAFAEAADGVGLAEGAGMLLVERLSEAQKKGHPVLAVVRGSAVNQDGASNGLTAPSGPAQQRVIREALADAGLTPADVDAVEAHGTGTPLGDPIEAGALLATYGRDRRDGPLWLGSLKSNIGHTQAAAGVAGVIKMVLALRHGELPRTLHASTASSRIDWDAGAVELLDEARPWLQRAEGPRRAGISSFGISGTNAHLVIEEPPEPTAPELLAPEPAADGDVWSEEWWHEVTVPLMMSAHNEAALRDQARRLRADLLAHPELHPADVGYTLITTRTRFEQRAAVVGENFTELIAALDDLVEGRPHPLVLRGTAGTSDQVVFVFPGQGSQWPEMADGLLARSSGSGSFLETARACDLALRPHLGWSVLDVLRREPGAPSLDRVDVVQPVLFTMMVSLAETWRSLGVEPAAVVGHSQGEIAAAYVAGALTLDDAARIVALRSQAWLRLAGKGGMVAVTLSERDLRPRLEPWSDRLAVAAVNGPETCAVSGDPDALAELVAELGAEGVHARPIPGVDTAGHSPQVDTLEAHLRKVLAPVAPRTSDIPFYSTVTGGLIDTAELDADYWYRNMREPVEFEQATRALIADGHDVFLESSPHPMLAVSLQETISDAGSPAAVLGTLRRGQGGPRWLGVALCRAYTHGLEIDAEAIFGPDSRQVELPTYPFQRERYWYSPGHRGDDPASLGLDAVDHPLLGSGVELPESGDRMYTARLGADTTPWLADHALLGSPLLPGAAFADLALWAGRQAGTGRVEELTLAAPLVLPGSGGVRLRLNVGAPGTDDARRFAVHARAEGATDWTLHAEGLLTAQDTADAPDASAATPPPGAEQLDIGDFYQRFSELGYGYGPFFRGLVSAHRCGPDIHAEVALPVQAQGDAARFGIHPALLDAALQTMSLGGFFPEDGRVRMPFALRGVRLYRAGADRLHVRVSPVSEDAVRIRCADGEGRPVAEIESFIMRPVDPGQLLGGRPVGADALFRIAWRELAAGPGTRTGDGTPPPVRWVLAGPDALGLAEAADAHLPAVPGPDGALPSPTGRPAPDAVVFAVRAGTGDVAADAHTVACRVLDLVQRRLAAPEGPDGARLVVATRGAVAVRDDAEVDDPAAAAAWGLLRSAQAEEPGRFLLVDLDDDPASARALTDALASGEPQTAVRAGTVYVPRLERAADRTDGPLTPPDDGAWRLGRGTDLTLDGLALVPAPDAEAPLEPGQVRVAVRAAGVNFRDALIALGMYPGEAEMGTEGAGTVVEVGPGVTGVAVGDRVLGLWDGGLGPLCVADHRLLAPVPDGWSYAQAASVPAVFLSAYYGLVTLAGLRPGERVLVHAAAGGVGMAAVQIARHLGAEVLATASPGKWDALRAMGITDDHLASSRTLDFATAFTGADGTSRADVVLNSLTKEFVDASLGLLRPGGRFLELGKTDVRDPERIAAEHPGVRYRAFDLNEAGPDALGRLLRELMDLFAAGVLHPLPVVTHDVRRAADALRTISQARHTGKLVLTMPPAWHPYGTVLVTGGTGALGSRIARHLASRHGVRRLLIAARRGPDGEGAAELVADLAALGASATVVACDVSDADAVRGLLAGIPADHPLTAVVHSTGVLDDGVLPGLTPERMRRVLRPKVEAAVHLDELTRDLDLSAFVLFSSSAGLLGSPAQGNYAAANATLDALAARRRSLGLPSVSLAWGLWSDTSRMAHALDQESLQRRFARSGFPPLSATLGAALFDAALRVDEAVQVPMRFDPAALRATGSVPALLSDLVGSAPATGSAAPASGPLPAPDAGTVGEPLAERLAGLSAEERHDRLLGLVGEHVAAVLGHGSAAEVRPDRPFREVGFDSLTAVELRNRMAAVTGVRLPATLVFDHPTPAALSSHLDGLLAPAQPVTTTPLLSELDRIEEALAALTPEHLAELAPAPDDRAEVALRLDALADRWRALHDGAPGADDDITDVLSSADDDEIFAFIDERYGTS, from the coding sequence GGTGGCCGCCGGTACGGACGCGATCTCCCCGTTCCCCGTCGACCGCGGCTGGGACGCCGAGGGTCTGTACGACCCGGAGCCGGGGGTGCCGGGCAAGAGCTACGTGCGCGAGGGCGGGTTCCTGCACTCGGCGGCCGAGTTCGACGCGGAGTTCTTCGGGATCTCGCCGCGTGAGGCGGCGGCGATGGATCCGCAGCAGCGGTTGCTGCTGGAGACGTCGTGGGAGGCGCTGGAGCGGGCCGGGATCGTCCCCGCGTCGCTGCGCGGCACCCGTACCGGCGTCTTCACCGGCGTCATGTACCACGACTACGGCAGCCACCAGGTCGGCACCGCCGCCGATCCCAGTGGACAGCTCGGCCTCGGCACCGCGGGGAGCGTCGCCTCGGGCCGGGTGGCGTACACCCTCGGTCTACAGGGGCCGGCCGTGACCATGGACACGGCATGCTCGTCCTCGCTGGTGGCGTTGCACCTGGCGGTGCAGTCGTTGCGGCGGGGCGAGTGCGATCTCGCGTTGGCCGGCGGGGCGACGGTCTTGGCGACGCCCACGGTGTTCGTGGAGTTCTCGCGGCAACGGGGGCTGGCGGCGGACGGACGGTGCAAGGCGTTCGCGGAGGGCGCCGACGGCACGGCGTGGGCCGAGGGCGCCGGTGTGCTGCTGGTGGAGCGGCTCTCCGACGCCCGCCGCAACGGCCATCGGGTGCTCGCGGTGGTGCGGGGCAGCGCGGTCAACCAGGACGGTGCCAGCAACGGCCTCACCGCACCCAGCGGGCCCGCCCAGCAGCGGGTGATCCGTGACGCGCTGGCCGACGCGGGGCTGACGCCCGCCGACGTGGACGCGGTCGAGGCGCACGGCACCGGCACACCGCTCGGCGACCCGATCGAGGCCGGCGCGCTGATGGCCACCTACGGCAGTGAACGGGTGGGCGACCCGCTGTGGCTGGGTTCGCTGAAGTCGAACATCGGACACACCCAGGCCGCCGCCGGAGCCGCCGGCGTCATCAAGATGGTGCAGGCGTTACGGCAGTCCGAGCTGCCGCGCACCCTGCACGTCGACGCGCCCTCGGCCAAGGTCGAATGGGACGCGGGCGCCGTGCAACTGCTCACCGGCGTCCGGCCATGGCCCCGGCGCGAGCACAGGCCCCGGCGGGCCGCGGTCTCCGCCTTCGGCGTCAGCGGCACCAACGCCCACGTCATCATCGAGGAACCGCCCGCGGCCGGTGACACCTCGCCCGCCGGCGACACCCCTGAGCCGGGCGAGGCGACCGCGTCCCCCTCCACCGCGGCCGGGCCGTCGTCCCCCTCCGCGGTGGCCGGGCCGCTGTCCCCCTCCTCCCCGGCCGTGGTCTGGCCCCTGTCCGCCGAGACCGCCCCCGCCCTGCGCGCCCAGGCCGCCCGCCTGCGGGCGCACCTCGAACGCCTCCCCGGCACCTCGCCGACCGACATCGGCCACGCCCTGGCCGCCGAACGCGCCGCCCTCACCCGACGCGTCGTGCTGCTCGGCGACGACGGAGCCCCGGTCGACGCACTCGCCGCCCTCGCCGCCGGCGAGACCACCCCCGACGCCGTCCACGGCACCGCGGCGGACATCCGCCGGGTCGCCTTCGTGTTCCCCGGCCAGGGTTCCCAGTGGGCCGGGATGGGCGCCGAACTGCTGGACACGGCCCCGGCCTTCGCCGCCGAACTGGACCGCTGCCAGGGCGCGCTCTCCCCGTACGTGGACTGGAACCTCGCGGACGTGCTGCGCGGCGCGCCCGCGGCGCCCGGCCTCGACCGGGTCGACGTCGTCCAGCCGGCCACCTTCGCCGTCATGGTGGGACTCGCCGCGCTGTGGCGCTCCCTCGGGGTCGAACCCGCCGCCGTCATCGGCCACTCCCAGGGCGAGATCGCCGCGGCCTGCGTGGCGGGCGCGCTCTCCCTGGAGGACGCCGCCCGGATCGTGGCCCTGCGCTCCCAGGTCATCGCCCGCGAACTGGCCGGGCGGGGCGGCATGGCCTCGGTGGCCCTGCCCGCGGCGGAGGTCGAGGCCCGCCTGGCCGGCGGCGTCGAGATCGCCGCCGTCAACGGCCCCGGCTCGACCGTCGTCTGCGGAGAGCCCGGCGCCCTGGAGGCGTTGCTCGTCACGCTGGAGAGCGAAGGCACCCGGGTCCGCCGCATCGACGTCGACTACGCGTCCCACTCCCACTACGTCGAGAGCATCCGGGCGGAACTCGCCACCGTCCTCGGCCCCGTCCGGCCGCGGAGGGGCGACGTGCCCTTCTACTCCACCGTCGAGGCGGCGCTCCTCGACACCGCCACCCTGGACGCCGACTACTGGTACCGCAACCTGCGCCTCCCGGTGCGCTTCGAGCCGACCGTACGCGCCATGCTCGACGACGGCGTCGACGCGTTCGTGGAGTGCTCCGCGCATCCCGTCCTGACCGTCGGCGTGCGCCAGACCGTGGAGAGCGCCGGCGGCGCGGTCCCGGCCCTCGCTTCGCTGCGCCGCGACGAGGGCGGGCTGCGGCGCTTCCTCACCTCCGCCGCCGAGGCCCAGGTCGTCGGCGTCCCCGTGGACTGGGCGACGCTCCGCCCAGGCGCCGGCCGGGTGGACCTGCCGACCTACGCCTTCCAGCGCGAACGCCACTGGGTCGGCCCCGCCCGGCCCGACTCCGCGGCGACGGCCGCCACGACCGGTGACGACGCCCCGGAGCCCGGAGACCGGCTCGGCTACCACGTCGCGTGGAAGGGACTGCGCTCCACCACCGGCGGCTGGCGCCCCGGCCTGCGCCTGCTGATCGTGCCCACCGGGGACCAGTACACCGCCCTCGCCGACACCCTGGAACAGGCGGTCGCCTCCTTCGGCGGAACGGTCCGCCGCGTCGCCTTCGACCCGGCACGCACCGGACGCGCCGAGCTGTTCGGCCTGCTCGAGACGGAGATCAACGGCGACACCGCCGTCACCGGCGTCGTCTCGCTGCTCGGACTGTGCACCGACGGCAGGCCGGACCACCCCGCCGTGCCCGTCGCCGTCACCGCCACCCTCGCCCTCGTCCAGGCCCTGGCCGACCTCGGCAGCACCGCACCGCTGTGGACCGTCACCTGCGGCGCGGTCGCCACCGCCCCCGACGAACTGCCGTGCACCGCCGGTGCCCAGCTGTGGGGCCTGGGCCGGGTGGCCGCGCTGGAGCTGCCCGAGGTGTGGGGCGGCCTCATCGACCTTCCCGCGCGGCCCGACGCCCGGGTCCTGGACCGTCTCGCCGGCGTCCTCGCCGAACCCGGCGGCGAGGACCAGATCGCCGTACGGATGGCGGGCGTCTTCGGCCGCCGGGTCCTGCGGAACCCGGCCGACTCCCGGCCCCCGGCCTGGCGCGCCCGGGGCACCGTCCTCATCGCCGGCGACCTCACGACGGTGCCCGGCCGACTGGTCCGGTCCCTCCTCGAGGACGGCGCGGACCGCGTGGTGCTGGCCGGACCCGACGCCCCCGCACAGGCCGCCGCCGCCGGACTGACCGGCGTCTCCCTCGTCCCCGTGCGCTGCGACGTCACCGACCGCGCCGCACTGGCCGCGCTGCTCGACGAGCACGCGCCCACCGTCGCCGTGCACGCCCCGCCCCTGGTGCCCCTGGCGCCGCTGCGGGAGACGGCACCCGGCGACATCGCCGCCGCCCTCGCCGCCAAGACCACGGCCGCCGGCCACCTGGTCGACCTGGCGCCGGCCGCGGGCCTCGACGCGCTGGTGCTGTTCTCCTCGGTCTCCGGAGTGTGGGGCGGCGCGGCCCAGGGCGGCTACGCGGCCGCCAGCGCGCACCTCGACGCGCTGGCCGAACGCGCCCGCGCCGCGGGGGTGCCCGCGTTCTCCGTGGCCTGGAGCCCCTGGGCCGGAGGCACGCCCGCCGACGGTGCCGAGGCGGAGTTCCTCAGCCGGCGCGGGCTGGCTCCCCTCGACCCCGACCAGGCGGTGCGGACCCTGCGCCGCATGCTGGAGCGCGGCAGCGCCTGCGGTGCGGTCGCCGACGTCGAGTGGAGCCGGTTCGCCGCCTCCTACACCTGGGTGCGTCCCGCCGTACTCTTCGACGACATCCCGGACGTGCAGCGGCTGCGCGCGGCCGAACTCGCCCCGAGCACCGGAGACTCGACCACCTCCGAACTCGTCCGCGAGCTGACCGCGCAGTCCGGCCACAAGCGGCACGCCACCCTGCTGCGGCTGGTGCGCGCACACGCCGCCGCCGTCCTCGGACAGTCCTCCGGCGACGCGGTGAGCAGCGCCCGCGCCTTCCGCGACCTCGGCTTCGACTCGCTGACCGCCCTCGAACTGCGCGACCGGCTCAGCACCAGCACCGGGCTCAAACTGCCCACCTCCCTGGTCTTCGACCACTCCAGCCCGGCCGCGCTCGCCCGGCACCTCGGTGAGGAACTCCTCGGCCGGAACGACACCGCCGACCGGGCCGGCCCCGACACCCCGGTACGGACGGACGAGCCCATCGCCATCATCGGCATGGCCTGCCGGCTGCCCGGCGGGGTGCAGTCCCCCGAGGACCTGTGGGACCTGCTGACCGGTGGGACCGACGCCATCACCCCCTTCCCGACCAACCGGGGATGGGACAACGAGACCCTCTACGACCCCGACCCCGACTCGCCCGGGCACCACACCTACGTGCGCGAGGGCGGGTTCCTGCACGACGCGGCCGAGTTCGACCCCGGCTTCTTCGGCATCAGCCCCCGCGAGGCCCTGGCCATGGACCCGCAGCAGCGGCTGATCCTGGAGACGTCCTGGGAGTCCTTCGAACGGGCCGGCATCGACCCGGTCGAACTGCGCGGCAGCCGCACCGGGGTCTTCGTCGGCACCAACGGACAGCACTACGTGCCGCTCCTCCAGGACGGCGACGAGAACTTCGACGGCTACATCGCCACCGGCAACTCCGCCAGCGTGATGTCCGGCCGGCTCTCCTACGTCTTCGGACTGGAGGGCCCCGCCGTCACCGTCGACACCGCCTGCTCGGCCTCCCTGGCCGCACTGCACCTGGCGGTGCAGTCACTGCGCCGCGGCGAATGCGACTACGCCCTCGCCGGCGGGGCCACGGTGATGTCCACCCCCGAGATGCTGGTGGAGTTCGCCCGTCAGCGAGCGGTGTCGCCGGACGGCCGCAGCAAGGCGTTCGCGGAGGCGGCCGACGGGGTCGGTCTCGCCGAGGGAGCCGGGATGCTGCTCGTGGAGCGGCTGTCGGAGGCGCAGAAGAAGGGCCATCCGGTACTGGCGGTGGTGCGGGGCAGTGCCGTCAACCAGGACGGTGCCAGCAACGGCCTCACCGCACCCAGCGGGCCCGCCCAGCAGCGGGTGATACGGGAGGCGCTGGCCGACGCGGGGCTGACGCCCGCCGACGTGGACGCGGTCGAGGCGCACGGCACCGGCACGCCGCTCGGCGACCCCATCGAGGCCGGCGCGCTGCTCGCCACGTACGGCCGGGACCGGCGCGACGGCCCGCTGTGGCTGGGTTCGCTGAAGTCGAACATCGGGCACACCCAGGCCGCCGCCGGCGTGGCCGGGGTGATCAAGATGGTGCTGGCGCTGCGCCACGGCGAGCTGCCGCGCACCCTGCACGCGTCGACGGCGTCGTCCAGGATCGATTGGGACGCGGGCGCCGTGGAGTTGCTGGACGAGGCCAGGCCCTGGCTCCAGCGGGCCGAGGGGCCGCGCCGGGCGGGCATCTCCTCGTTCGGCATCAGCGGCACCAACGCGCACCTCGTCATCGAGGAGCCGCCGGAGCCCACCGCGCCCGAACTGCTCGCGCCCGAACCGGCCGCCGACGGCGACGTCTGGTCCGAGGAGTGGTGGCACGAGGTGACCGTGCCCCTGATGATGTCCGCGCACAACGAAGCCGCCCTGCGCGACCAGGCGCGGCGCCTGCGCGCCGACCTGCTCGCCCACCCCGAGCTGCACCCGGCCGACGTCGGCTACACCCTCATCACCACCCGCACCCGGTTCGAGCAGCGGGCCGCCGTCGTCGGCGAGAACTTCACGGAGCTGATCGCGGCCCTCGACGACCTCGTCGAAGGCCGACCGCACCCGCTCGTGCTGCGGGGCACCGCCGGCACCTCCGACCAGGTCGTGTTCGTCTTCCCCGGCCAGGGCTCGCAGTGGCCCGAGATGGCCGACGGGCTGCTGGCCCGCTCCAGCGGCTCCGGCTCCTTCCTGGAGACCGCCCGCGCCTGCGACCTCGCGCTCCGGCCCCACCTCGGCTGGTCCGTCCTGGACGTACTGCGCCGGGAACCCGGCGCGCCCTCGCTCGACCGGGTCGACGTGGTGCAGCCCGTGCTGTTCACCATGATGGTCTCGCTCGCCGAGACGTGGCGTTCGCTGGGCGTCGAACCGGCCGCGGTCGTCGGTCACTCCCAGGGCGAGATCGCCGCCGCCTACGTCGCCGGCGCCCTGACGCTGGACGACGCGGCGCGCATCGTCGCCCTGCGCAGCCAGGCGTGGCTGCGGCTGGCCGGCAAGGGCGGCATGGTCGCCGTGACCCTGTCCGAACGCGACCTGCGTCCCCGCCTGGAGCCCTGGAGCGACCGGCTCGCCGTCGCCGCCGTCAACGGCCCCGAGACCTGCGCCGTCTCCGGGGACCCGGACGCCCTGGCGGAGCTGGTCGCCGAACTCGGTGCGGAGGGCGTGCACGCCCGCCCCATCCCCGGCGTCGACACCGCCGGGCACTCGCCGCAGGTCGACACGCTGGAGGCCCACCTGCGGAAGGTGCTCGCGCCCGTCGCGCCCCGCACCTCCGACATCCCGTTCTACTCGACGGTCACCGGAGGACTGATCGACACCGCCGAGCTGGACGCCGACTACTGGTACCGCAACATGCGCGAGCCGGTGGAGTTCGAGCAGGCCACCCGCGCCCTGATCGCCGACGGCCACGACGTGTTCCTGGAGTCGAGCCCGCACCCCATGCTGGCCGTCTCCCTCCAGGAGACGATCAGCGACGCCGGTTCCCCGGCGGCCGTCCTCGGCACCCTGCGGCGCGGCCAGGGCGGCCCCCGCTGGCTGGGCGTCGCCCTCTGCCGCGCCTACACCCACGGCCTGGAGATCGACGCCGAGGCCATCTTCGGCCCCGACTCACGCCAGGTGGAACTGCCCACGTACCCCTTCCAGCGCGAGCGCTACTGGTACAGCCCCGGCCACCGCGGTGACGACCCCGCCTCCCTCGGTCTGGACGCCGTCGACCACCCGCTGCTGGGCAGCGGCGTCGAACTGCCGGAGTCCGGTGACCGGATGTACACCGCACGGCTGGGCGCCGACACCACCCCGTGGCTGGCCGACCACGCGCTGCTGGGGTCGCCGCTGCTGCCCGGCGCCGCCTTCGCCGACCTGGCGCTCTGGGCCGGCCGCCAGGCCGGCACCGGCCGCGTCGAGGAGCTCACCCTGGCCGCGCCCCTGGTGCTGCCCGGCTCCGGGGGTGTCCGGCTGCGGCTGAACGTCGGCGCCCCGGGCACCGACGACGCCCGCCGCTTCGCCGTGCACGCCCGCGCCGAGGGCGCCACGGACTGGACCCTGCACGCCGAGGGGCTGCTCACCGCGCAGGACACGGCCGACGCGCCGGACGCCTCGGCGGCCACCCCGCCCCCCGGCGCCGAACAACTGGACATCGGCGACTTCTACCAGCGCTTCTCCGAACTCGGTTACGGCTACGGCCCGTTCTTCCGGGGACTGGTGAGCGCCCACCGCTGCGGCCCCGACATCCACGCGGAGGTCGCGCTGCCCGTCCAGGCGCAGGGCGACGCGGCCCGCTTCGGCATCCATCCCGCGCTGCTGGACGCGGCGCTGCAGACCATGAGCCTCGGGGGCTTCTTCCCCGAGGACGGCCGCGTCCGCATGCCGTTCGCCCTGCGCGGCGTTCGGCTGTACCGCGCCGGAGCCGACCGGCTGCACGTGCGCGTCTCGCCCGTCTCCGAGGACGCGGTCCGCATCAGGTGCGCCGACGGCGAGGGACGGCCGGTCGCCGAGATCGAGTCCTTCATCATGCGGCCGGTCGACCCGGGACAGCTCCTGGGCGGCCGCCCGGTCGGCGCCGACGCGCTCTTCCGCATCGCCTGGCGGGAACTCGCCGCCGGCCCGGGCACCCGTACCGGCGACGGCACCCCTCCCCCGGTGCGCTGGGTGCTGGCGGGACCCGACGCGCTGGGCCTGGCCGAGGCGGCCGACGCCCACCTGCCCGCCGTTCCCGGCCCGGACGGCGCACTGCCGTCCCCGACGGGACGCCCGGCGCCGGACGCCGTCGTGTTCGCGGTCCGTGCCGGGACCGGCGACGTCGCCGCCGACGCGCACACCGTGGCCTGCCGGGTGCTGGACCTCGTCCAGCGCCGGCTCGCGGCCCCGGAGGGCCCGGACGGCGCCCGCCTGGTGGTGGCCACCCGCGGCGCGGTCGCCGTACGCGACGACGCCGAGGTGGACGACCCGGCCGCGGCCGCCGCGTGGGGCCTGCTGCGCTCCGCGCAGGCCGAGGAGCCCGGCCGGTTCCTGCTCGTGGACCTGGACGACGACCCGGCGTCCGCCCGGGCGCTGACCGACGCCCTCGCCTCCGGCGAACCGCAGACCGCGGTCCGGGCCGGGACGGTGTACGTGCCCCGGCTGGAGCGGGCCGCCGACCGCACGGACGGGCCGCTCACCCCGCCCGACGACGGTGCCTGGCGGCTGGGCCGGGGCACCGACCTCACCCTCGACGGCCTCGCCCTGGTGCCCGCCCCGGACGCCGAGGCGCCGCTGGAGCCCGGCCAGGTGCGCGTCGCCGTACGCGCCGCGGGCGTCAACTTCCGCGACGCCCTCATCGCCCTCGGCATGTACCCGGGCGAGGCGGAGATGGGAACGGAGGGCGCCGGCACCGTCGTCGAGGTCGGCCCCGGCGTCACCGGTGTCGCCGTCGGCGACCGCGTGCTCGGCCTGTGGGACGGCGGCCTGGGCCCGCTGTGCGTGGCCGACCACCGGCTGCTCGCCCCCGTCCCGGACGGCTGGTCCTACGCCCAGGCCGCCTCGGTCCCCGCGGTGTTCCTCAGCGCCTACTACGGTCTGGTCACCCTGGCCGGCCTCAGGCCGGGGGAGCGGGTGCTCGTGCACGCCGCCGCCGGGGGCGTCGGCATGGCCGCGGTGCAGATCGCCCGCCACCTCGGCGCGGAGGTGCTGGCCACCGCGAGCCCCGGCAAGTGGGACGCCCTGCGCGCCATGGGCATCACCGACGACCACCTCGCCTCCTCCCGCACCCTCGACTTCGCGACCGCCTTCACCGGAGCGGACGGCACGTCCCGCGCGGACGTCGTCCTGAACTCGCTCACCAAGGAGTTCGTGGACGCCTCCCTCGGGCTGCTCCGTCCGGGCGGCCGGTTCCTGGAGCTGGGCAAGACCGACGTCCGGGACCCCGAGCGGATCGCCGCCGAACACCCCGGGGTGCGCTACCGGGCGTTCGACCTCAACGAGGCCGGACCCGACGCACTCGGCCGGCTGCTGCGGGAACTGATGGACCTGTTCGCCGCCGGCGTGCTGCACCCGCTGCCCGTCGTCACCCACGACGTGCGCCGGGCCGCGGACGCCCTGCGCACCATCAGCCAGGCCCGGCACACCGGAAAGCTCGTCCTGACCATGCCGCCCGCCTGGCACCCGTACGGCACGGTCCTGGTCACCGGTGGCACCGGCGCCCTCGGCAGCCGCATCGCCCGCCACCTGGCGAGCCGGCACGGCGTCCGCCGGCTGCTGATCGCCGCCCGCCGGGGCCCGGACGGCGAGGGCGCCGCGGAGCTGGTCGCCGACCTCGCCGCCCTGGGCGCGTCGGCCACCGTGGTCGCCTGCGACGTCTCCGACGCGGACGCCGTCCGCGGACTGCTCGCCGGCATACCGGCCGATCACCCGCTGACGGCGGTGGTGCACAGCACCGGCGTCCTCGACGACGGCGTGCTGCCCGGGCTCACCCCCGAGCGGATGCGGCGCGTGCTGCGGCCCAAGGTGGAGGCCGCCGTCCACCTGGACGAACTCACCCGCGACCTCGACCTGTCGGCGTTCGTCCTCTTCTCCTCCAGCGCCGGTCTGCTGGGCAGCCCGGCCCAGGGCAACTACGCGGCGGCCAACGCCACCCTCGACGCCCTCGCCGCCCGGCGCCGGTCCCTCGGCCTCCCGTCGGTGTCACTCGCCTGGGGTCTGTGGTCCGACACCAGCCGGATGGCACACGCACTGGACCAGGAGAGCCTCCAGCGGCGCTTCGCCCGCAGCGGCTTCCCGCCCCTGTCCGCCACGCTGGGCGCCGCGCTGTTCGACGCCGCCCTGCGGGTCGACGAGGCCGTGCAGGTCCCCATGCGGTTCGACCCGGCCGCGCTGCGCGCCACCGGAAGCGTCCCCGCCCTGCTGTCGGACCTCGTCGGGTCCGCCCCGGCGACCGGGTCCGCGGCCCCGGCGTCCGGCCCCCTTCCGGCTCCGGACGCCGGGACCGTCGGCGAGCCGCTCGCCGAGCGGTTGGCCGGACTCTCCGCCGAGGAACGCCACGACCGGCTGCTCGGCCTGGTCGGCGAACACGTGGCCGCGGTACTGGGCCACGGCTCCGCCGCCGAGGTCCGGCCCGACCGGCCGTTCCGCGAGGTCGGGTTCGACTCGCTCACGGCCGTGGAACTGCGCAACCGGATGGCGGCGGTCACCGGGGTCAGGCTCCCCGCCACCCTGGTCTTCGACCACCCCACCCCCGCCGCGCTGTCCTCGCACCTCGACGGCCTGCTGGCCCCGGCACAGCCGGTCACCACCACACCGCTGCTGTCCGAACTGGACCGCATCGAGGAGGCCCTGGCCGCCCTCACCCCCGAGCACCTCGCGGAGCTCGCCCCCGCCCCCGACGACCGGGCCGAGGTCGCCCTGCGCCTGGACGCCCTGGCCGACCGCTGGCGCGCCCTGCACGACGGCGCGCCCGGCGCCGACGACGACATCACCGACGTGCTGAGCAGCGCCGACGACGACGAGATCTTCGCGTTCATCGACGAGCGGTACGGCACGTCGTGA